The stretch of DNA cttccaacctcattctttcttctttcctctttatGTTTATCTGTTCAACATCCGCCATCAACCTCTTACGTTCTTCATCACGTTTTCGATTGTTGatagctttcttagcttcgtCTTCACCTTTTATAGCTTCTAACAACTCATCTCCCGCTGAAGGTAATTCTTTCCATCCTGTTATGGATACTGGTGTACCTGGTAGAGCCTCCTTGATGGGTTTTCCTTTATCATCTTGCATCTGTCGGACTCTACACCACGTTTGGCCAGCTACGATCGATGATCCCGTCTTTAGGATCCCTCGAGTGACTAAAACCGTAGCGATATTTCTATGATAGCATAACAATCTCCTATCAGTAAAGCCACTTAATTATATTCTTATAGGGGATGACATTACTCACCCTCTACCTCTATCTACCCTAGATTCCAAGACGTATCCCTCGgctttaccttccttcctagCTCTCAGATCCCTAATTTCCGCAAGGGTCGATAAAGTCTCTACCAAATCGTCTAAACCAATCTTAGCCAAACCTGAAACCTTGACGGACGGTacatcaccaccatcttcctcaaggTGAATACCTTCTGCTCCCAATGCAGATTTCACTTTATCAAAGTCCACACCTGGTTTATCACATTTGTTTATAGCCACTACCAATCCAACTTTATCACCTTCACTTTTCACCAACTCCAATACTTCTTTCGTCTGAGGCATGACACCGTCGTCGGCAGCTACGACCAATACTACTATATCAGTTACGGATGCTCCTCTAGCTCGCATGGCTGTAAATGCTGCGTGACCAGGCGTGTCGAGGAAAGTGATTGTTGAAGGAGATGAGTTGGTGATGGTCCCggaagagggaaggagggatgaaagTGGGACGGAGAAAGCACCGATATGCTGAGTGATTCCACCTGCTTCACCGGCAGCTACGGATGTATGTCGGAGGGAGTCTAGGAGCGTGGTTTTACCGTGATCTACGTGACCCATTATAGTGACTCTGCAGTCCTATCAGTACCGAGTAAGATGAGAAGCGTAAAAGATGACTTACACAGGAGGTCTGAGAGGGTGTATTGCCCCATCTGCAGTGTCAGGACTACGAACCATCATGACCATCAGCTATACCATACTGGGTATGGAAAGAGGGGGATCATCTGACTTACTCTGGATAGATATCAAAACTcgcttcctcatccactACCGGATCAAACCCATATTCGATAGCTATATCACAAGCTTGTTCCGCATTTAACAGGTAATCCGATCTACGTTGATCCTCCGTCATATCTAACCTTGACATCCTAGTTTGCAGATTGAACAATTTCACTCCGAAGATCTTAGCTAGGTTGGCTACACTAATCGTACGAGGTATATAAACttgtttttcctcttctattACTTTGGGTTTGGGACTTTTCGGTTTTCTCACTGCCTGGCTCTGTGCTGAGATAGTGTTGGATTGTGAAGGGGAATGGGATCGTTTGGGATTATGATGTGGTCTAGAAGGTAAAgacgcttcttcctcttcacttAATCTAGATAATAATGATCCACCTGAACCCCTCCTATTCTTCCTATGGTGATTATTGCTATGTCGTCGTCCAAatacatcttctccttcaccttcttcgccTAGTAACACGGGCTCTTCAGAGGTGGCCGAGTTAGatgattgatcttcattATTCTGCGGGGACTGCggctgttgttgctgctgttgctgttgcttCTCTTTCGATTGTCCACCTGAACCTAGTAAATCACCAAAAGCCGAAGAACCTCTATTATTCCTAGATGAGAAAGTAGTCGCCATCCGCTGTGTACGATCCGACTTCCGCGTCTTGTCGATTATATCTCCAATTCCACTACCGCTACTGTTCCCATTTTGGTCCCTTCCTTTTGCAGATTTCAGACCGAACCCAGAGGCAAGATTGAGATCACTACCTCCATTTCTAGGTCCTTCCCTTGCTACTCCCCATTTTGAAAATCCTTCGCGCTGACCTTGGCCTTGACCTTTTGCAGACGATGGGAATCGTCGATTACTCGGTCCACCGGTATTCGATTCTGTTTCCAGCGAATCAGCTAAACCGTTCCGTCCAACGCCAAGTGCCAATAAAAATTCCACTTACCTCTACTTTCCTTTGGTCCTCTGTTGTTCCGCCGTTGGTTCTGACCTTGATTCCTCTTCGGTCCAGCATCATTCCTATTCTGCTGAGGAGGCTTCACCGACCAATCCCGCGCAGGAAGCTTGAATCCTCCTTCGGACTGTTCTGCCGATATCCACGCAGTCGACGCGAATTTCCTTATGCTGCCACCCGAGGATAGTCGATATAGCAGTGGTCTGCAGCACCTACAGGGCGCAGAGGCGATAGACATGATTTTGATATACGAGTGATTGGGCGGAAAGTAATGTAAATTCGAGAAAGTTGTGCAGAAAAGTAAAGATATCAGAAAAACTCGGAATGCTGCCTCCACTTTCTGTGACAGGTGAaagcgggatcaaattcgGTCTACCCACAGGAAGCGTGAGTGCCACGCTGTTGACGTCATGCTATCATGAAATGCCACAAACCCCGTATCCGGGCTGAGCAGGATGATCCAGGGCTATTCCCCCATGCGGGGTTGAGTATCATACTCAGTGATTTATTACCGGTTGTAGCTTCACCTCGCATGATCCTCCtactcactcactctgcaACATATCAAGCCTttatcaacctcaacatctACATCTATACATCTcatactttccttttcatccgTCATCTGTCACCTTCATTCAATCATCCACTCTACATCCCTATCGCTGCTATCACAATGAAATCCGCAGCTATCCTCTGCGCCGCTTTGGCAGCCGCTGCATCAGTCGAGGCTGGTGTCCATCGGTAAGTCCGGGTCCATCTTGGCCgcgtcatcgtcatcatcatcgttgcCACCCCACACTGGTACCGACACTGACCAATGCCTTTCCCCTTAGAATGAAGCTTGAGAAGATCCCTCTTACTTCGACCTCCTTGCTGCCTGATGCATCCCACGTCAGACCATCACCAGAACAAGAGGCCGAGTGGCTCAAGCACAAGCACCTTGGTCTATCGCACGAGGAATTCTTCAATGGCCAAAAGCCCTTGATGGGCTTGGGTGGTTCGGGAAGAAAGGTCAAGGGcgaacatcatcaccatcacaacCACCATGagatgagtgatgaggacAGAGAGAGGTTCTGGGCTCAGATGATCCACCATGAAGGTAACGAGAAGAGAACTTTGAAGGGCGGTCATGGAGTTCCTTTGTCCGGTAAGTCTTTGCCTTCATTCAACTAATTAGATACACTGTGATTCATTCAACCTGACATATGTGTTTTCATAGATTACATGAACGCTCAATACTTTGCTCCTATCACCATCGGTACCCCACCTCAAAGCTTCAAAGTAGTCCTTGATACCGGATCTTCCAACCTTTGGGTTCCCGGAGTCAGCTGTTCATCTATCGCATGTTTCGTATGTCTCAGTTTCCCTCTTGTCTCAACCTAAATCAAACAATGTCATGTCCATGTTACTGATCCTGATCGATCTTATAGCTTCACTCGAAATATGACAGTTCCGCTTCATCCACCTACAAGAAGAACGGTACCGACTTCGCTATCCGATACGGATCGGGTTCTTTGGAAGGTTTCGTTTCTCAAGATACAGTCGCGATCGGTGATTTGGTTATCAAACACCAAGACTTCGCTGAAGCCACCAAAGAACCTGGACTTGCCTTTGCTTTCGGTAAATTCGATGGTATCTTAGGTTTAGGATACGATACCATCTCTGTCAACCATATCGTTCCTCCATTCTACAACATGCTCAACCAAGGTTTACTCGATGAGCCTATCTTCTCATTCAGATTGGGTTcctcggatgaagatggaggtgaagcCATCTTCGGTGGTATTGACGATTCTGCTTTCACCGGTAAACTCCAGTATGTCCCCGTTAGAAGAAAGGGTTACTGGGAGACTGAATTGGAAGCTATCAAATTCGGTAAAGAACAACTTGACCTTGAAAACACCGGTGCCGCCATCGATACTGGTACTTCGTTGATCGTCATGCCTTCTGATGTTGCTGAGTTACTCAACAAAGAGTGAGCTACTTTAATGCGATCGATTTATCCGCTCGATAGGCCATAGCTA from Kwoniella europaea PYCC6329 chromosome 2, complete sequence encodes:
- a CDS encoding translation initiation factor IF-2, which encodes MSIASAPCRCCRPLLYRLSSGGSIRKFASTAWISAEQSEGGFKLPARDWSVKPPQQNRNDAGPKRNQGQNQRRNNRGPKESRESNTGGPSNRRFPSSAKGQGQGQREGFSKWGVAREGPRNGGSDLNLASGFGLKSAKGRDQNGNSSGSGIGDIIDKTRKSDRTQRMATTFSSRNNRGSSAFGDLLGSGGQSKEKQQQQQQQQPQSPQNNEDQSSNSATSEEPVLLGEEGEGEDVFGRRHSNNHHRKNRRGSGGSLLSRLSEEEEASLPSRPHHNPKRSHSPSQSNTISAQSQAVRKPKSPKPKVIEEEKQVYIPRTISVANLAKIFGVKLFNLQTRMSRLDMTEDQRRSDYLLNAEQACDIAIEYGFDPVVDEEASFDIYPDPDTADGAIHPLRPPVVTIMGHVDHGKTTLLDSLRHTSVAAGEAGGITQHIGAFSVPLSSLLPSSGTITNSSPSTITFLDTPGHAAFTAMRARGASVTDIVVLVVAADDGVMPQTKEVLELVKSEGDKVGLVVAINKCDKPGVDFDKVKSALGAEGIHLEEDGGDVPSVKVSGLAKIGLDDLVETLSTLAEIRDLRARKEGKAEGYVLESRVDRGRGNIATVLVTRGILKTGSSIVAGQTWCRVRQMQDDKGKPIKEALPGTPVSITGWKELPSAGDELLEAIKGEDEAKKAINNRKRDEERKRLMADVEQINIKRKEERMRLEAEAAALEALESGETPADQDQVKAKEEEKKFLRLVIKADVSGTVEAVVGSLEHIGNKEAGVKVVHTGVGEVSESDITLAEASDATIIGFNVPASRSIQTSAKSLQVPLHLESVIYRLIDTVRSKVAGLLPPKIEYSVKGEATVQQIFEINIKRKQTIKIAGCRVNNGIINRLEGIRVLRGPNRDVVFEGKIETLKHLKKEVGEVRKGMECGIQLEEFDEIREGDEIVGFTKVEVPREL